From the Paraflavitalea soli genome, the window TACAGCCATGGCATCCGGCTGGTTTACAGCAAGATCAAGGTTGATGGCCGGTGGATGGAGTATGAGGAGATTTTAAAGAACCCACTACTGAAGGGGCTCTTGTGTGATGAAGAATACTGCGATTTCTATAAATATGAATGGGAAGAGGTCCGTAAGTCCGTAAGTCAGTAAGTCCGTTAAAACATCTTTCGGTCTTCCGGACTTCCGGACTTTTCTGTCTTTCGGACTTTTCCGTCTTTCCAACTATCTTCGCGCACATTATGGCTGATATTATCCAACAGTTACAGGAAACCACCGCATTCATCCGGAACCTTTACCCTCATATACCCCAGGCTGGTATTGTACTGGGCAGTGGTCTTGGCAATTTTGCCCGCGAGATGAAAGTGGAGAAAGAGATTCCCTACAGCGACATACCCCATTTCCCCGTATCCACAGTAGAAGGCCATTCCGGCAAGCTGATATTTGGCGAGCTGTCTGGCAAGAAGGTAGTGGCAATGGCAGGTCGTTTTCACTTTTATGAAGGTTATACTCCCGGGCAGGTCACGTACCCCATCCGGGTGATGAAGTTCCTGGGCATACAGCACCTGCTGGTGTCTAACGCTGCCGGTGGAGTGAATCCGGGCTTTAGAGTAGGCGATCTGATGCTGATCACCGATCACATCAGCCTGGCCATTGTAAATCCACTGTTGGGTAAGAACCATAGTGAACTGGGTCCCCGCTTTCCCGATATGAGTGAGCCTTATAGCAAGGACTTGCAAAAGAAGGTCAAAGCTATTGCGGCTTCCCTGCAGGTAACTTTGCGGGAGGGTGTTTACTTCGGTGTTACTGGTCCTACTTTTGAGACAAGGGCCGAATACAAAATGATCCATGCATTGGGCGGTGATGCAGTAGGCATGAGTACCGTGCAGGAAGTGATCATTGCCATACATATGGGATTGCCGGTGGTAGCCATCAGCATCATTACCGACCTGGGTATTCGCGAAGAGGACAATGTGATCACACACCAGGAGGTATTGGAAGCCGCTGCCGCAGCAGAGCCCAAACTGTCGGCCATCTTTAAGCAACTAGTAGCTGAGTTATAACGGAAAGTAAAGTGAAGGTGATTCGTATCAAAGGAGCGTCAGGAGCGGCTGTTCGCTCGCAGCTCGTAGCTCATAGCTCGCAGCTGTTTTCACAAGATTAACTTTTGTTTTACCGGTTCGCCGGTTTTAATCAGTAATTTGTTTCCCTAATTTTAAGGCACCAGTGTTGAGGATTTTTTATATACTTTTTGGAATAGTCTTGTTATCGGCCGGCTTTGTAACAACTGCATCTGCCCAGCGCGGAGCTATTGACAGGCTCAGGAGTATGGGGGGCAATATGGGTGGCGGAGGCAAGGGCGGCGATAGCGTAGCCCACCGTACCGGGTTGGAAGATTCCATTACCATTCACTTCCGCTTCCTCGATTCCAGCGGCCTGCGCAATTTCGATTCTACTCTTTACGATTTTACCAAAAAAGTACCTTTGCCCTGGTACCACCAGCACCTGGGTAACCTGGGCAATGCTTCCCGGAGCCTGTTGTTTACACCCATTATGCAATCCGGCTGGGACCATGGTTTTCATGCTTACGACAATTATATGTTTACCGTAGCGGAAACCCGCTTCTTCAATA encodes:
- a CDS encoding purine-nucleoside phosphorylase, producing the protein MADIIQQLQETTAFIRNLYPHIPQAGIVLGSGLGNFAREMKVEKEIPYSDIPHFPVSTVEGHSGKLIFGELSGKKVVAMAGRFHFYEGYTPGQVTYPIRVMKFLGIQHLLVSNAAGGVNPGFRVGDLMLITDHISLAIVNPLLGKNHSELGPRFPDMSEPYSKDLQKKVKAIAASLQVTLREGVYFGVTGPTFETRAEYKMIHALGGDAVGMSTVQEVIIAIHMGLPVVAISIITDLGIREEDNVITHQEVLEAAAAAEPKLSAIFKQLVAEL